The following coding sequences lie in one Arachis hypogaea cultivar Tifrunner chromosome 4, arahy.Tifrunner.gnm2.J5K5, whole genome shotgun sequence genomic window:
- the LOC112795608 gene encoding subtilisin-like protease SBT5.4 has product MRVPSSVLCYFLPLLLACCAAKKSYVVYMGAHSHDPAQLSPLHFNRVTHSHHQFLQSFLESYDAAKESIFYSYTRHINGFAAILEEEVAVEIAKHPKVISVFENRERKLHTTRSWEFMGLEQNGEVTWNSIWKKARYGEGVIIGNLDTGVWPESESFNEKGFGPIPSKWRGICDHGSDPTFHCNSVLCLNGTLDPKKVKGKIVLCLRGSSSRAEKGEEALLAGAVGMVLANDKIDGNEILADPHLLPASHVNFTDGLAIFDYINSTKFPVAYITYPKTLLHTKPAPFMASFSSKGPNILVPEILKPDITAPGVSVIAAYTEAQGPTNEKFDKRRIPYNSLSGTSMSCPHISGIVGLLKTMYPSWSPAAIKSAIMTTATTLDNEAEPLLNAANRKATPFSYGAGHVDPNSAMDPGLVYDTTMDDYLNFLCALGYHETQLSMFTEGHHYKCATNFSILNLNYPSITVPEFPGSLTLTRTLKNVGAPATYIAQVQNPRGISVFVKPNILEFKEVGEEKSFEVTLKGRQGEARNNHFKFGKLIWSDGNHYVKSPIVVKSN; this is encoded by the exons ATGAGAGTACCAAGCTCTGTCCTCTGTTATTTCCTTCCACTTCTTCTTGCCTGCTGTGCCGCAAAAAAG TCTTATGTAGTGTACATGGGAGCCCACTCACATGACCCAGCACAATTGTCTCCTCTTCATTTCAATCGCGTCACGCATTCCCACCATCAGTTTCTTCAATCTTTCTTGGAAAG TTATGATGCAGCCAAAGAATCTATCTTTTACTCTTACACAAGACACATAAATGGTTTTGCTGCAATCTTGGAAGAAGAAGTAGCAGTTGAGATCGCAA AGCATCCGAAAGTGATATCAGTGTTCGAGAATAGAGAGAGGAAACTGCACACGACTCGGTCATGGGAATTCATGGGGCTGGAGCAAAATGGAGAAGTAACATGGAACTCAATATGGAAGAAAGCAAGATATGGTGAAGGTGTTATCATTGGAAACTTGGATACAG GCGTTTGGCCTGAATCTGAGAGCTTTAATGAGAAAGGGTTTGGACCGATTCCATCAAAGTGGAGAGGAATATGTGATCATGGATCTGATCCTACCTTTCACTGCAACAG TGTGTTGTGTCTGAATGGAACACTAGACCCGAAGAAGGTGAAGGGAAAGATTGTGTTGTGCCTTCGGGGATCAAGTTCAAGAGCCGAGAAGGGAGAGGAAGCTCTTCTAGCAGGTGCCGTGGGAATGGTTCTTGCAAATGATAAGATCGATGGGAATGAAATATTAGCCGATCCTCACCTCCTTCCTGCCTCTCATGTCAATTTCACTGATGGTCTCGCTATATTTGATTACATCAACTCCACCAA GTTCCCAGTGGCTTATATTACATATCCAAAGACTTTGTTACATACTAAGCCAGCTCCTTTCATGGCTTCATTCTCATCAAAAGGGCCTAATATCCTTGTACCAGAGATCCTAAAG CCTGATATCACTGCACCAGGTGTGTCAGTTATAGCAGCATACACAGAAGCCCAAGGGCCAACCAATGAGAAGTTTGACAAGCGTAGGATTCCATATAACTCACTCTCAGGCACATCAATGTCTTGTCCTCACATTTCAGGCATCGTCGGATTGTTGAAAACCATGTATCCGTCTTGGAGTCCGGCGGCTATCAAGTCTGCAATCATGACCACGG CCACAACACTGGATAATGAGGCAGAGCCACTGCTAAATGCTGCTAATCGCAAGGCAACACCATTTAGTTATGGGGCCGGGCATGTTGATCCCAACAGCGCAATGGATCCTGGCCTTGTTTATGATACAACAATGGATGATTACCTCAACTTCTTATGTGCTTTAGGCTACCACGAAACACAactttccatgtttacagaaggtcATCATTATAAATGTGCAACAAATTTCAGTATCCTCAACCTCAACTATCCTTCAATCACAGTTCCAGAATTCCCTGGCTCACTCACTCTCACAAGAACCCTCAAAAACGTTGGTGCTCCGGCTACATACATTGCTCAAGTTCAAAACCCAAGAGGGATCAGCGTTTTTGTAAAGCCTAACATACTCGAGTTCAAAGAGGTTGGTGAAGAAAAGAGCTTTGAAGTAACCCTGAAGGGGAGGCAAGGAGAAGCAAGAAATAATCATTTCAAATTTGGAAAACTGATTTGGTCAGATGGCAACCATTATGTGAAAAGTCCAATTGTCGTCAAGTCTAATTGA